A single Bacillus sp. HMF5848 DNA region contains:
- a CDS encoding MFS transporter, with protein sequence MSDKKWDLFALASIPLVMTLGNSMLIPVLPTIEKKIDISSFQSSMIITVYSVVAILLIPIAGYLSDRLGRKNVIVPSLIIAGIGGAVSTFAAWKLDNPYWLLLAGRFLQGIGASGAFPVVLPTVGDLFKDEAQVSKGLGVIETANTFGKVLSPILGSLLAFWFWFAPFASIPAFSIIAIILVIFLIKTPKNENHIKTEDFHTFLGHVKQIFRQEGRWLFAIFFIGCINMLVLFGFLFNISSVLESKYKIDGILKGAVLAIPLLMLCVASYVTGKKIGRNKGLMKWIIFVGNLVAAAPLFFMQKDLNIYIMLTVLTISGIGIGVSLPCLDALITEGIDKQERGTITSFYSSMRFIGVAAGPPLVALLDKWQPQLIYIALASLSIVAAFVTFFAIKPSEEKNPGGGLATQTSGFEAAPSLFTSHKSK encoded by the coding sequence ATGAGTGATAAAAAATGGGATTTGTTTGCTCTTGCATCAATCCCTTTAGTAATGACATTAGGCAATTCTATGCTTATCCCTGTTCTACCGACAATTGAGAAAAAAATTGATATCTCCTCCTTTCAGTCTAGTATGATTATCACGGTATATTCCGTTGTCGCAATACTACTAATACCAATAGCTGGGTATTTATCAGATCGTCTTGGACGTAAAAATGTTATTGTTCCTAGCCTCATAATTGCTGGTATAGGTGGAGCAGTATCCACATTTGCTGCTTGGAAGCTTGATAATCCTTATTGGTTACTGTTAGCAGGACGTTTTTTACAAGGTATTGGTGCATCAGGTGCATTCCCTGTGGTCTTGCCGACCGTTGGTGATCTATTTAAAGATGAAGCTCAAGTGAGTAAAGGATTAGGTGTTATTGAAACAGCTAACACGTTTGGAAAGGTATTAAGTCCAATTTTAGGCTCACTATTAGCATTTTGGTTTTGGTTTGCACCATTTGCATCTATTCCTGCTTTTTCCATAATAGCGATTATACTTGTGATATTTTTAATAAAAACGCCTAAAAATGAAAATCACATTAAAACAGAGGATTTCCACACTTTCTTAGGTCATGTTAAACAAATTTTTAGACAAGAAGGTCGTTGGTTATTCGCCATATTTTTCATTGGCTGCATTAATATGCTAGTGTTATTTGGGTTTTTGTTTAACATTTCTTCTGTCCTTGAATCAAAATACAAAATTGATGGGATATTAAAAGGCGCTGTTCTTGCCATTCCCTTACTCATGCTTTGTGTAGCATCTTACGTAACAGGAAAGAAAATAGGAAGAAATAAAGGGCTAATGAAATGGATTATTTTTGTTGGTAATTTAGTCGCTGCAGCACCACTTTTTTTTATGCAAAAAGACTTGAATATTTATATTATGCTAACAGTTTTAACGATATCAGGAATCGGCATTGGCGTATCTCTTCCATGTTTAGATGCACTTATTACGGAAGGGATAGACAAGCAGGAGCGTGGCACAATTACCTCATTTTACTCTAGTATGCGCTTTATTGGAGTTGCTGCAGGTCCTCCTCTAGTCGCTCTGCTTGATAAATGGCAGCCTCAATTAATATATATCGCACTAGCCTCTTTAAGCATAGTCGCTGCATTTGTTACGTTTTTTGCGATTAAACCTTCAGAGGAGAAAAATCCTGGTGGAGGATTAGCTACACAAACATCTGGATTTGAAGCTGCACCAAGCTTATTTACATCACACAAAAGCAAGTAA
- a CDS encoding cupredoxin domain-containing protein has protein sequence MRVIWLSKQGFAFFIGAIAVGITAFFVWNILWTSATVPTMSQAAATEDKQPRVINLVTGEFKSKTSDGKEIEAYRWDPGTIFVGEGEPVQISIFGVNGDQHPFYIEGTDIEGVVKKGQETIIDVTFDKEGIYRLICKTHPDINSNGPMIAYIVVD, from the coding sequence ATGCGCGTCATTTGGTTATCAAAACAGGGCTTTGCCTTCTTTATAGGTGCTATAGCTGTTGGTATTACTGCATTTTTTGTTTGGAACATTTTATGGACAAGTGCAACAGTTCCCACTATGTCACAAGCTGCCGCTACGGAAGATAAGCAGCCTAGGGTCATTAATCTTGTTACAGGCGAATTTAAGTCAAAAACATCTGATGGCAAGGAGATTGAGGCTTATCGATGGGACCCAGGTACCATTTTTGTTGGCGAAGGTGAGCCTGTTCAAATTAGTATATTTGGCGTAAATGGGGACCAACATCCTTTTTACATTGAAGGAACTGATATTGAAGGAGTTGTAAAGAAAGGACAAGAAACTATTATTGATGTTACGTTTGATAAAGAAGGAATTTACCGTCTCATTTGTAAAACTCATCCTGATATTAATTCAAACGGGCCAATGATAGCTTACATTGTTGTAGATTAA
- a CDS encoding PRK06851 family protein, with the protein MTGTIRNYYASGNTARGSFSLFDSNLEDLDMIYILKGGPGTGKSSLMKTIGYKWLDLNYDIEFLHCSSDNNSVDGLIIPELKVGIVDGTAPHIIEPKFPGVIEQYINLGVAWNTQELKNNKDQIKQLTKSVNKAFSTAYTLFGEALIIHDEWEKIYIDNIDFNACNKLTEELIDTFFKSTLTKTSKVRHRFLGAATPKGPVDFIEDLTVDVPQRYFIKGRPGSGKSTMLKKLVTQAQERGYDVEVYHCGFDPNSLDMVIMRELGIAIFDSTAPHEHFPSREGDSIIDMYEKTIKSDTDEKYADKITDVAKRYKEKMQEGTSYLAQAKQIHDKLESFYVQAMDYSVVDRIRKQIEIEIEKQVAKIDLK; encoded by the coding sequence TTGACTGGTACAATTCGTAATTATTACGCAAGTGGTAATACTGCACGCGGTTCTTTCAGTTTGTTCGATTCAAATCTTGAAGACTTAGATATGATCTATATTTTAAAAGGTGGACCTGGAACAGGGAAATCATCACTTATGAAAACTATTGGGTATAAATGGTTGGACTTAAACTACGATATAGAATTTTTACACTGTTCGTCTGATAACAACTCTGTAGATGGGCTAATTATTCCTGAATTAAAAGTAGGAATTGTGGACGGTACAGCTCCACATATTATTGAGCCTAAATTCCCTGGGGTTATTGAACAATATATAAATCTTGGCGTAGCTTGGAATACACAAGAATTAAAAAATAATAAAGACCAAATTAAACAACTAACGAAAAGTGTAAATAAAGCTTTTTCAACTGCCTACACACTGTTTGGTGAAGCATTGATAATTCACGATGAGTGGGAAAAAATTTACATTGATAACATTGATTTTAATGCATGTAATAAGCTAACTGAAGAGTTAATCGATACATTCTTCAAAAGCACTCTTACGAAAACATCGAAAGTTCGCCATCGCTTTTTAGGTGCTGCCACACCAAAGGGTCCTGTTGATTTTATTGAAGATTTAACAGTCGATGTGCCACAACGCTACTTTATAAAAGGTCGTCCAGGATCAGGTAAGTCTACTATGCTTAAAAAATTAGTAACACAGGCTCAAGAAAGAGGCTACGATGTTGAAGTGTATCATTGTGGTTTTGATCCGAATAGTCTAGATATGGTAATTATGAGAGAATTAGGCATCGCTATTTTTGATAGCACAGCACCGCATGAGCATTTCCCAAGTCGTGAAGGTGACTCTATCATTGATATGTATGAAAAAACAATAAAAAGCGATACGGATGAAAAGTATGCCGATAAAATAACAGACGTAGCAAAACGCTATAAGGAAAAAATGCAAGAGGGAACCTCTTACCTAGCACAAGCAAAACAGATACATGATAAATTAGAGTCGTTTTATGTTCAAGCAATGGACTATTCTGTTGTTGACCGTATAAGAAAGCAAATTGAGATTGAAATAGAAAAACAAGTAGCGAAAATTGATTTGAAATAA